The window TGCACACACAACTATCCAACCTCGCTCTAATCTTCTCTCTTCCGTGAAGAGTAATTTATGTCACTTACACACCCAAACGCACACATACAAATAAACCAGGTTGTTTTCCTACTGCTATAAAGCATAGAGAATCTCCCTTGTGCCACAAAGTAGGCGCCCAACCCTAAAGCCCTACTACCCTGCTCCCACGCGATGACCATCATCCGTGGCATTTTATGACTTTACTGCCTGAACCTCAAGTTAATTTTGAGTGGCTGCGCCGTGGCTGGATGGGCATGCGCTTCCTGACAAGCCCAATTATTCTGAATCATTTCACTAAAGGGTCCAGATGCTGCCTTGCTGTCGTCTCAGATCCTGGGGGCCATTAAGACACGCTGGTGCCTCCTAAATGCCATACACTTCTGCTTGAATGGGCACCTCCCcatatctgtctacctgtcatgaTGCACCCTGCCCCTTCAtgcccacacacatatacacacaccagtaTCACCCCACTTCCGCTCTCTATACTATTGTCACCAAAGGGTTGACTCTGCCTCCCTGCTCTCTCACTCAGTGCCAAGCCtgtgtgtgaaggagagaggggtttGCTAAAGAGTGATGTGCTCACATGGTGGGAACTATCCTATTGATGCGCATTGCAACTTCACAAGAGGAATGCTGTCCACAAATTGAAGCTAGAGGACTGAGGAACAGGAGAGGATCTGTGATTGGGCATTGAGGATTTATCTGTATGTGCTTTGGAATTTGTTTTCAACCGAGTCGCTTTAAGAGATCTTACTTTTAACATCCATTACGTCTGCCACGGGACTAGTGTGGTTTTTTTCTTCCCATCTCAAATGATTTTACTTGCAGAATCGAGACTTCAGTTGCTTCTGATGCAGTGCCTCATATGGTCCTGAACTCCTGAGCAGGAGGTGTGAGCCGAAGCGATGCAAGTGCCCGTCAAGGACTGTGTCTCCCTGACGGTCTACTCCTTCACGTTCCTGCTGGGCCTCCCCTCCAATCTGCTGGTGCTCTTTGTGTACGTCCGCAAGGCGCGCAAGCGGGGTGCCACGCCCAACGTGGTATACGCACTCAACCTCTGCCTGGCTAACCTGGCACTGGTGGCCTGGCTGCCTGTCAAGGCCCTGGAGACTTTCCTCCAGGACTGGGCTCTTCCATCGCCCCTCTGTCCTGTCTACAGCTTCTTCTTGTTCTCCTCGATCTACGGCAGCTGCCTCTTCCTCACGGCAGTGACGGTGGGCCGCTACCTCAGCATCGCTTTTCCCATCAGCTACAAGCTGTACCGGCGGGGCCGCATCTCCTGCTTCATCAGTGCTGCCCTCTGGGCAGTGGTACTGTTGCACCTGAGTCTGGGCCTGGTGGCAGAAGGCGGGGGTGGTTTCGTTTCCACCTCCAGCCATAATGTGTCAGTCTGCTTTGAGAACTTCACCCAGGACCAGCTGGACCTGCTGCTGCCATTGCGCCTGGAGATGGCGCTCCTCCTCTTCCTAATGCCTCTGGCCATTACCGCCTTCTGCACGCTGCGCTGCGTAGCCCTGGTGTGGCGGTCCTGCTTGCCCGTCCTGGGAAAGAGGCGCGTCCTGGCCGTGGCCCTTTCCACACTGGCTGTGTTTGTGGTTTGCTACGTTCCCTACAACGTCTCACACATCGTGGGCTTTGTGCTGCAGGAGAACGTCCACTGGAGGACTGAGGCCATGCTGTCCAGTGCCTGTAACGTCTTCCTGGAGCCTGTGGTCATGCTGATGCTCTCCCCGGCAACGCCCCGCGGCCTCATGGGAAGGCTCTGTGGAAGGCCCAGCAGATACAGCCGGACAGAGGGGCGCCATTGTAGCAAAACCATCACACGGGACCCTCTAGCTAATGTGAGGGGAGTGGCGTCgctgaccgacagacagacaggagcaaACATTTCCAAGTTAAGTCAGGAAAAATCTGCACAAACAAGACATGTAAGACCTGTGAGTGGAATTCAAAAAATAAATAGTTTAGGACAAAATGAAGTGGAGAACTGAGGCTGATGTGGAAAACACTTAGAAATAGGACTGGTAGTGCTCAAAATGGGCAGAGCTGAGGTTGGAACAAGTGACAGTCTAGAAATCTGCACAATTATTGATGACAAAAATAATATATTGTGTTCTCATGATACTGTAAGCTTTCTATGCTCTGAAATCGTTAGAAAGTTCTACATAACAAACCACAGTGATCATATGAAGAACCTTTGTGGCTTATGAACTGAGAGGCTGAAAGACAAGTGAGATGTGGAAAATTGACCAAAGGTTATCTGAGATGAGCCAGTCATGAGTCCTCTACTGTGATGGTCTGATCTGGATTGTGCCACCGGCAGATGGGGCAGGAGGACAATTTCAACTGAGTGACTAATTACAATGGAGCCATTGTTAAAAAGTTAGATTCATAAAAATAGTTTGAATGTATTCTGGTATATTTTTGTTGGTTTACTGTAAGAAACTGGGTATCTTTCTCTATCTTAAAAAGGTATGGTGATAGAAATGCCCTGTCAATTCTCTGTCTAAATATTCTGTAGATAATTGATCAATAGTGGTATTAAACAGACACATGTAAATATAACCATCATTTATTGATTGTTATTTACAGCTTACACTGGGAGCTTTAAGGAGTTTACGAAGATGAATGTGAAATGTACTAATTAATTCTGATCTGAAACTCTGCTGAACATGAAGTTAATCAGAAACATATCCTCATTTTATATCTGACAGTCTGAGAATCAATACATTTGAAATCTCAACCAGAAACAGTTATGACTATAATGAATGTTTCTCTAATCTCAAAATGTGAATTAACTGAGCATTACTTGTTTATAGAACCTGCTTCTAATTGAGGATTTGACTTTGCAATATTTACATGTAAATACCTTCCTTGTGCAAAATAAATGCCTGAATAAAATATAAACTGAGCAAGTGTTGTGTATATTTCTTCTGAATCCCATTTAAGAGACATTCTGAACAATGAATAACTTGATCAATTCAACATGATAGTGTTCAGTGTTTCAGTTAAATGATTTGCCCTGTTAGTCGGCCTAATTGAGAGTACCTAAAGTTGATAATATTATAAGCATTCAGTGAAAGTCCCTCAAACTGTTTATCATTTCATCATTTTCATGTTAGTCACTTCCTCATCATAGATACATCCTAATGTGTGTATAAAAAAAGTCGAGGTCAGTTGAAGTGCATTTATGGTAACGAGTGAGGAGAAGGCCTTCTTTGGTGAGTAAATTCACTTTAATAATTGATTTTATTTGAGAGTACCATCAGTGAGGGATGGTTTAGCAAATGCAACATGGTTCACAGTCCTTATCCATAGCCGTTATCCATGACTTTTGTACAAGAGATACTGAAAACAATCTCCAAACACGTTGTTACTCATGCAGAACTGTGCAATTATAAATCTACCATGTAATATCTTAGTATGGGGTCACATTTTTTGTGTCATTCAAATTACATGTACCATAATGTGTATGGCTTTTATGCATGCCTTTGCTAAATATGCTGCAAATAAGCCAAATGCTGCATTCATGAAAATAAAGAACTAAAATGATTTTTGACACTTCTTAGGGCATCTGCAAGGATTGGGTTAAGAGAGAACAAGAAGGGCTCCCCTTTTTTGTGTCTATTGTGGTGTCATTTAGAGTAGTACTTTTCAAATGAATCCCTGAGGGGCTGTATTGTCTAGTGTGGTGTCATTTAGAGTAGTACTTTTAAATGGATCCCCGAGGGGCTGTATTGTGTCTAGTGTGGTGTCATTTAGAGTAGTACTTTTAAATGGAACCCTGAGGGGCTGTATTGTCTAGTGTGGTGTCATTTAGAGTAGTACTTTTAAATGGATCCCCGAGGGGCTGTATTGTGTCTAGTGCGGTGTCATTTAGAGTAGTACTTTTAAATGGATCCCCGAGGGGCTGTATTGTGTCTAGTGCGGTGTCATTTAGAGTAGTACTTTTAAATGGAACCCTGAGGGGCTGTATTGTCTAGTGTGGTGTCATTTCGAGTAGTACTTTTAAATTAATCCCTGAGGGGCTGTATTGTCTAGTGTGGTGTCATTTCGAGTAGTACTTTTAAATGAATCCCTGAGGGGCTGTATTGCCTAGTGTGGTGTCATTTAGAGTAGTACTTTTAAATGGATCCCTGCGGGgctgtattgtgttatgttgacGAAGTTTACCACACTTGCAACTCCAGTATGAGACATTGGTTCCTAAAGTACGCGATTGATCAGTATTCTCAACATAAAACAAGCATTACAACTACAGAACAAACTATGCTGGGAAGCATACACAAGAATAAAGTGGGTTTGATATTTTGAGGCCTCAATCTAAGAAAAATTatgcattttaaaatgttcataatttttttttttaaagagtaaaAGTGCAAGGGACAAATGTATCCTCTCTAACAATTTATAACTAATGTTAGGATATTCAgaatatttattattttatatattcatACGTTTAACTATGGACACTAGAGGATTTGCTAATAAAACAGTACACAACAGGGTGTGCACTATGGGGAAATAACCTCGTAGCTTAGTTCATTTTAAAAATTAGAAAGAAATAGAAATAGTGAACAGTCATTGTAGAAATAGCATAACTGTTTTGTGGTGTGTCTCCATGGTAATAAAGTAATGACAGGAAGTGAATGAGACAACAATGTCATCTGAGATGTTAGTTGTGCAATTCCGTTCAGATAGCTGCCTCCCAATAGTTTTGGGTTGAAATGTCAGTATTTCATGATGCTTTTCTCTCTCTTGTAGTGACAACAACGCTAACAGTATCTGCCAATATGAGGCCAGCAAAAGACATTTCATGCAGCTTTGCGCTGTTCGTCTACATCACCACCTTCCTGATCGGGGTACCTGCCAACATCCTGGCATTCTGCACTTTTTGCCGAAAGGTGCGTCACAAACCTGCCCCCATCGACATCCTGCTCCTCAACCTGACCATCTCCGACCTCATCTTCCTTGCTTTCCTGCCCTTCAAGATAAAGGAGGCTGTTGATGATTTTAACTGGACCCTCCCTTACTTCCTGTGTCCA of the Oncorhynchus kisutch isolate 150728-3 linkage group LG17, Okis_V2, whole genome shotgun sequence genome contains:
- the LOC109906936 gene encoding free fatty acid receptor 2, whose translation is MQVPVKDCVSLTVYSFTFLLGLPSNLLVLFVYVRKARKRGATPNVVYALNLCLANLALVAWLPVKALETFLQDWALPSPLCPVYSFFLFSSIYGSCLFLTAVTVGRYLSIAFPISYKLYRRGRISCFISAALWAVVLLHLSLGLVAEGGGGFVSTSSHNVSVCFENFTQDQLDLLLPLRLEMALLLFLMPLAITAFCTLRCVALVWRSCLPVLGKRRVLAVALSTLAVFVVCYVPYNVSHIVGFVLQENVHWRTEAMLSSACNVFLEPVVMLMLSPATPRGLMGRLCGRPSRYSRTEGRHCSKTITRDPLANMGQEDNFN